From the Macrobrachium nipponense isolate FS-2020 chromosome 9, ASM1510439v2, whole genome shotgun sequence genome, the window AAATAACAGCAAATGAAGTAATAGGCATGTTATCGATAacttaataaatgaatcaataaataacacTGAGGAAATATTCTTGNNNNNNNNNNNNNNNNNNNNNNNNNNNNNNNNNNNNNNNNNNNNNNNNNNNNNNNNNNNNNNNNNNNNNNNNNNNNNNNNNNNNNNNNNNNNNNNNNNNNNNNNNNNNNNNNNNNNNNNNNNNNNNNNNNNNNNNNNNNNNNNNNNNNNNNNNNNNNNNNNNNNNNNNNNNNNNNNNNNNNNNNNNNNNNNNNNNNNNNNNNNNNNNNNNNNNNNNNNNNNNNNNNNNNNNNNNNNNNNNNNNNNNNNNNNNNNNNNNNNNNNNNNNNNNNNNNNNNNNNNNNNNNNNNNNNNNNNNNNNNNNNNNNNNNNNNNNNNNNNNNNNNNNNNNNNNNNNNNNNNNNNNNNNNNNNNNNNNNNNNNNNNNNNNNNNNNNNNNNNNNNNNNNNNNNNNNNNNNNNNNNNNNNNNNNNNNNNNNNNNNNNNNNNNNNNNNNNNNNNNNNNNNNNNNNNNNNNNNNNNNNNNNNNNNNNNNNNNNNNNNNNNNNNNNNNNNNNNNNNCTCAttttgtgcgctgtttctagtagcacactcttctgtataagtcctgtagctacttcggcatttatttttctagttccttttcagagatcttaggatcgtgcctagtgttcctatgatatatattattattgttgttgttgttgttgttgttgctgctgctgttgatgaaaccgcattattttaattttatcttattcttgTACGGTGTATTTTCAGTTCATCTCCATCGGCACTGAGCACTGCCATGAGAAGGCAAGGAGGAAGAACGTTCTTTATTGTGCATGGCAGCTCTTCTTGGACATGAAAACTGCGTCAGATTCCTCGTTGAATCCAAAATGCACACATCGAAGAACTGGAACAGGTATGTCATTTTTGATGGTCTTCGAAAGTTAGCTTCTCTGACCCACTGTACTGAGATAATGTTTGAAAACTACAATGGTCTGAGAGAGAGTGCTTTGACATTTCACATAGAAGGTAATTTGCAGCATCAGACGCATAATTGGACTATTTCTCTTTGCAGTTTCAGTGCGAGGAATTCTTGTACCTGGAGTGCGTGCTTTATGGTGTGCTAGTGGTGAAGGCCACTACCGGATTGTTGAATTTCTGCCTTTCCAAAGGGGCTAATCCAAATGGCGTTACTACTTTCGAAAGCTCTCCGTTGGGAGCAGGCATGTTGCGCAAGGGCACCTCCATATTGTCAGACTGCTTGTGCAACACGAGCACGTGAGTTTCTGCTTTGTTATACGTATATTGATTGGGCTGAGGTGTTCGCTCCAAAGCTTGCTCACATGAAGTGCTATATTTAGTTGTCTACTGCAATGCAGTTATAGATATCCCAAATCCAGGTATCCCAATTCTTGCTTTGGCTCGTATTCATCGGTATATTTTTTCCAGATATTGATGCAATTGATGAAAGGTCTGCCACTTCACTGATGATAGCTTCCTTCTACGGCTATTTGGAAATTGTCAAGTGCCTCTTAGATGCTGGTGCTGAtgtgaacaataaaaataaaaacgggaaAAGCGCACTGCATTACTGCTCAGAAGCAGGCCATGTGGAGGTCATGAAAGCGCTGCTGGACACAACGCTCTGATGGATGCTGACAGCACTGGTGAGTCCTGTTTTAGATTCTTCTGTTTACAGATATCGAAATCTTATTCTGAACTTGACCGATGTGGTTTCGAATGCTGGCATGTGATAAGTTGATTAATATtccatcaaattttttttttttctgtttcgaaCAAAGAAGTGATAGTTTTCGGTGTTTGCAAGATGCACCTAACTATTCcagtgatataaatatgaaacaagGCAAAGCTATAAATGTTTTGTTCTCATTGCCTTCCCTTACCAGAAATAAAACCCTTGTTGGTTGCAAGCAGTCGCGGTTACAAGGACATGGTAGAATATCTAGTGACCAGAGATGATTTGATAACTATAAGAGAAAAAGTCGATGCATTGGAGCTACTTGGAGCTTCCCTTTTCATCGAAACGGAAGATATAGTCACTACAATCAACTACTGGACATCAGCAATGAGTCAGAGGTAAGTTTTTCATGAGACGCTCTTATGATTTCATCGTTGATTCATTGATCATACGAGCCTTTTCATTTTGCATCGCATAGTATGATTCTGACTGCACTGATCTATTCTTTGTTGACTTGGCTAACTACAGTTGTGCTTTTTCCTGTTACAAACCTAAAATGTTGGAATATATTTCCAGGTATGTCAACGGCGCCCTGATTTATCCAAAATCTGAGGATAATTTGTCATGTACTTTACGAGAGGACTTCAGTGAGGTCACCACCTTGCAGGAATTAGAAGATATAGAATTAGACCCTGAGGAAATTCATTTGCAGTCGCTTCTCGTGATGGAAAGGGTATTAGGTTCCGGTCACAAGCAAACAATGACGAGTATTAGGGAAATGGGGTTTGATTATGTAGATGAAGGTGCTTTCAAGATGTGCATTGACTTGTGGGTTCACGCCATCGATACACAACGCAATCATCTACATCCACTAAAGCAGAGTAGGATGTTTCATTTCGAGTCGTTCGTTGGCTTGTTTGGATTTATGACGAACAGTGAAAACGCACGCATCTGGAATTATAACCTGAGGGaatattttgatgattttatGTGCGTATTTGATAGAGTCGTAATAGAAATAGaactatttatttcttcattaaataATGCTGACGATCATGTTAGGATGAAACGTGAATTTAACCCTCGCCGGTTTATGAATGTAGCTTTGCATTTATTACTACCGTTTATAAGAATACAGCCTGGCCTCACAAAATCTCAGTGGGAGACGGTGAAAGAAGCATTGTACAAACTGG encodes:
- the LOC135218196 gene encoding protein fem-1 homolog C-like, whose protein sequence is MDADSTEIKPLLVASSRGYKDMVEYLVTRDDLITIREKVDALELLGASLFIETEDIVTTINYWTSAMSQRYVNGALIYPKSEDNLSCTLREDFSEVTTLQELEDIELDPEEIHLQSLLVMERVLGSGHKQTMTSIREMGFDYVDEGAFKMCIDLWVHAIDTQRNHLHPLKQSRMFHFESFVGLFGFMTNSENARIWNYNLREYFDDFMCVFDRVVIEIELFISSLNNADDHVRMKREFNPRRFMNVALHLLLPFIRIQPGLTKSQWETVKEALYKLVKLNPRNSSGSTLLHMACSRKFKDVEDSIIPASVTPKTEIVDLLLETGCDPSATDHEGNTPLHELAMNKVCPKDVVDALLSGGAHLDVMNSQGQTFASLRASRGQPVSQLVNVVRHTSLQCLAAASIRRHGIPYKDVLPSRLVKFVDIH